The following proteins are co-located in the Escherichia fergusonii ATCC 35469 genome:
- the yjbE gene encoding exopolysaccharide production protein YjbE — MKKVLYGIFAISALAATSAWAAPVQVGEAAGSAATSVSAGSSSATSVSTVSSAVGVALAATGGGDGSNTGTTTTTTTSTQ, encoded by the coding sequence ATGAAAAAAGTTCTGTATGGCATTTTTGCCATATCTGCGCTTGCGGCGACTTCTGCGTGGGCTGCACCTGTACAGGTGGGCGAAGCGGCAGGGTCGGCAGCAACGTCGGTTTCGGCGGGTAGTTCCTCCGCGACCAGCGTCAGCACCGTAAGCTCGGCGGTAGGTGTCGCGCTCGCGGCAACCGGTGGCGGTGATGGTTCTAATACCGGGACCACAACAACCACGACCACCAGTACCCAGTAA
- the pgi gene encoding glucose-6-phosphate isomerase, with translation MKNINPTQTAAWQALQKHFDEMKDVTIADLFAKDGDRFSKFSATFDDQMLVDYSKNRITEETLAKLQDLAKECDLASAIKSMFSGEKINRTENRAVLHVALRNRSNTPILVDGKDVMPEVNAVLEKMKTFSEAIISGEWKGYTGKAITDVVNIGIGGSDLGPYMVTEALRPYKNHLNMHFVSNVDGTHIAEVLKKVNPETTLFLVASKTFTTQETMTNAHSARDWFLKAAGDEKHVAKHFAALSTNATAVGEFGIDTANMFEFWDWVGGRYSLWSAIGLSIVLSIGFDNFVELLSGAHAMDKHFSTTPAEKNLPVLLALIGIWYNNFFGAETEAILPYDQYMHRFAAYFQQGNMESNGKYVDRNGNVVDYQTGPIIWGEPGTNGQHAFYQLIHQGTKMVPCDFIAPAITHNPLSDHHQKLLSNFFAQTEALAFGKSREVVEQEYRDQGKDPATLDYVVPFKVFEGNRPTNSILLREITPFSLGALIALYEHKIFTQGVILNIFTFDQWGVELGKQLANRILPELKDDKEISSHDSSTNGLINRYKAWRG, from the coding sequence ATGAAAAATATCAATCCAACGCAGACCGCGGCCTGGCAGGCACTACAGAAACACTTCGATGAAATGAAAGACGTTACGATCGCCGATCTTTTTGCTAAAGACGGCGATCGTTTTTCTAAGTTCTCCGCAACCTTCGACGATCAGATGCTGGTGGATTACTCCAAAAACCGCATCACTGAAGAGACGCTGGCGAAATTACAAGATCTGGCGAAAGAGTGCGATCTGGCGAGTGCGATTAAGTCGATGTTCTCTGGCGAGAAGATCAACCGCACCGAAAACCGCGCTGTTCTGCACGTAGCGCTGCGTAACCGTAGCAATACCCCGATTCTGGTTGATGGCAAAGATGTTATGCCGGAAGTCAACGCGGTGCTGGAGAAGATGAAAACCTTCTCGGAAGCGATTATTTCTGGTGAGTGGAAAGGCTATACCGGCAAAGCAATCACTGACGTAGTGAACATCGGGATCGGCGGTTCTGACCTCGGCCCATACATGGTGACTGAAGCACTGCGTCCGTACAAAAATCACCTGAACATGCACTTTGTTTCTAACGTCGATGGGACTCACATCGCGGAAGTGCTGAAAAAAGTGAACCCGGAAACCACGCTGTTCCTGGTAGCATCTAAAACCTTCACCACTCAGGAAACCATGACCAACGCCCATAGCGCGCGTGACTGGTTCCTGAAAGCGGCAGGTGATGAAAAACACGTTGCGAAACACTTTGCGGCGCTCTCCACCAATGCCACAGCCGTTGGCGAGTTTGGTATTGATACCGCCAACATGTTCGAGTTCTGGGACTGGGTCGGCGGCCGTTACTCTTTGTGGTCAGCGATTGGCCTGTCGATTGTTCTCTCCATCGGCTTTGATAACTTCGTTGAACTGCTTTCTGGTGCACACGCGATGGACAAGCATTTCTCCACCACGCCTGCAGAGAAAAACCTGCCTGTACTGCTGGCGCTGATTGGCATCTGGTACAACAATTTCTTTGGCGCGGAAACTGAAGCGATTCTGCCGTATGACCAGTATATGCACCGTTTTGCGGCGTACTTCCAGCAGGGCAATATGGAGTCCAACGGTAAGTATGTTGACCGTAACGGTAACGTTGTGGATTACCAGACTGGCCCGATTATCTGGGGTGAACCTGGCACGAACGGTCAGCACGCGTTCTACCAGCTGATCCACCAGGGTACGAAGATGGTGCCGTGCGATTTCATCGCCCCGGCTATCACCCATAACCCGCTCTCTGATCATCACCAGAAACTGCTGTCTAACTTCTTCGCTCAGACCGAAGCGCTGGCGTTTGGTAAATCCCGCGAAGTGGTTGAGCAGGAATATCGCGATCAGGGTAAAGATCCGGCAACCCTGGACTATGTGGTGCCGTTCAAAGTGTTCGAAGGTAACCGCCCGACCAACTCTATCCTGCTGCGCGAAATCACTCCGTTCAGCCTGGGTGCGTTGATTGCGCTGTATGAGCACAAAATCTTTACTCAGGGCGTGATCCTGAACATCTTCACCTTCGACCAGTGGGGCGTGGAGCTGGGTAAACAGCTGGCGAACCGTATTCTGCCAGAGCTGAAAGATGACAAAGAAATCAGCAGCCACGATAGCTCAACCAATGGTCTGATTAACCGCTATAAAGCGTGGCGCGGTTAA
- a CDS encoding capsule biosynthesis GfcC family protein produces the protein MIKQTIAALIMSVGASSVFAAGTVKVFSNGSNEAKTLTGAEHLIDLVGQPRLANSWWPGAVISEELATAAALRQQQALLTRLAELAADSSADDAAAINALRQQIQALKVTGRQKINLDPDIVRVAERGNPPLQGNYTLWVGPPPSTVTLFGLISRPGKQPFTPGRDVASYLSGQSLLSGADRSYAWVVYPDGRTQKAPVAYWNKRHVEPMPGSIIYVGLADSVWSETPDALNADILQTLTQRIPQ, from the coding sequence ATGATTAAACAAACTATTGCTGCGTTGATTATGAGCGTGGGAGCGTCATCGGTCTTTGCGGCAGGAACCGTCAAAGTGTTCAGCAATGGCAGCAATGAGGCCAAAACGCTAACGGGCGCAGAGCATTTAATCGATCTGGTAGGCCAACCGCGGCTCGCAAACAGTTGGTGGCCCGGAGCGGTGATTAGCGAAGAGCTGGCAACGGCGGCGGCATTACGGCAGCAGCAGGCGTTGCTGACAAGGCTGGCAGAACTGGCGGCAGACTCCAGTGCTGACGATGCTGCCGCCATTAACGCCTTACGCCAGCAAATTCAGGCGTTGAAGGTGACGGGCAGACAAAAAATCAATCTTGATCCTGATATCGTGCGCGTTGCCGAACGCGGTAACCCGCCGTTGCAGGGCAACTACACGCTGTGGGTCGGACCACCGCCGTCCACGGTCACGTTGTTTGGGCTTATCAGCCGTCCTGGCAAGCAGCCATTCACTCCCGGTCGCGACGTGGCGAGCTATCTCTCCGGGCAAAGTCTGCTTAGTGGTGCGGATCGCAGCTACGCGTGGGTGGTTTACCCGGATGGACGCACGCAAAAAGCGCCGGTGGCTTACTGGAACAAGCGTCACGTAGAGCCGATGCCCGGCAGCATTATTTATGTTGGCCTCGCGGACTCCGTCTGGAGTGAG
- the lysC gene encoding lysine-sensitive aspartokinase 3 — MPDIVVSKFGGTSVADFDAMNRSADIVLSDTNVRLVVLSASAGITNLLVALAEGLEPTERFEKLDAIRNIQFSIVERLRYPNVIRDEIERLMENITVLAEAAALATSPALTDELVSHGELMSTLLFVEILRERNVQAQWFDVRKVMRTNDRFGRAEPDIAALAELSALQLTPRLSEGLVITQGFIGSESKGRTTTLGRGGSDYTAALLAEALHAARVDIWTDVPGIYTTDPRVVPDAKRIDEIAFEEAAEMATFGAKVLHPATLLPAVRSDIPVFVGSSKDPRAGGTLVCNKTEDPPLFRALALRRNQTLLTLHSLNMLHSRGFLAEVFGILARHNISVDLITTSEVSIALTLDTTGSTSTGDTLLTQSLLMELSALCRVEVEEGLALVALIGNDLSKACGVGKEVFGVLEPFNIRMICYGASSHNLCFLVPGEDAEKVVQKLHFNLFE; from the coding sequence ATGCCCGATATTGTTGTCTCTAAATTTGGTGGTACCAGCGTTGCTGATTTTGACGCCATGAATCGCAGTGCTGACATTGTGCTTTCTGATACCAATGTACGTTTAGTCGTCCTCTCAGCTTCCGCCGGGATCACTAATCTGTTGGTGGCACTGGCTGAAGGTCTGGAACCTACTGAACGTTTCGAAAAACTCGATGCTATTCGCAATATTCAGTTCTCAATTGTAGAACGTCTGCGCTACCCTAATGTCATCCGTGATGAGATTGAACGGCTGATGGAGAATATTACGGTGCTGGCGGAAGCAGCTGCGCTGGCAACTTCTCCGGCATTAACAGATGAACTGGTCAGCCACGGCGAACTGATGTCTACCCTGCTGTTTGTGGAGATTCTGCGTGAACGCAATGTTCAGGCTCAGTGGTTCGATGTGCGTAAAGTGATGCGTACTAATGATCGTTTTGGCCGCGCAGAACCAGATATTGCTGCGCTGGCGGAACTGTCTGCGCTGCAATTGACCCCACGTCTCAGTGAAGGATTAGTCATCACCCAGGGCTTTATTGGTAGTGAAAGTAAAGGGCGCACTACAACACTTGGTCGCGGCGGTAGTGACTACACCGCAGCACTGTTGGCAGAAGCATTACACGCTGCTCGTGTCGATATCTGGACAGATGTTCCGGGAATTTATACTACTGATCCGCGCGTTGTGCCTGATGCTAAACGAATTGATGAAATCGCCTTTGAAGAAGCGGCTGAGATGGCAACCTTTGGTGCCAAAGTACTTCATCCGGCAACGTTACTGCCTGCAGTGCGCAGCGATATCCCGGTGTTTGTCGGTTCCAGCAAAGATCCTCGTGCTGGTGGCACTCTGGTGTGTAATAAAACCGAAGACCCGCCATTGTTCCGTGCGCTGGCGCTTCGTCGCAATCAGACTCTGCTCACTTTGCACAGCCTGAATATGCTGCATTCTCGCGGGTTTCTTGCAGAAGTTTTTGGCATTCTCGCACGGCATAATATTTCGGTTGATTTGATCACGACCTCTGAAGTTAGTATCGCATTGACTCTCGACACTACGGGTTCGACGTCAACGGGAGATACCCTGTTAACACAATCCCTGTTGATGGAGCTGTCTGCACTGTGCCGGGTAGAAGTGGAAGAAGGTCTGGCGCTGGTGGCATTGATTGGTAATGACCTGTCAAAAGCCTGCGGCGTTGGCAAAGAGGTCTTTGGCGTGCTGGAACCGTTTAATATTCGCATGATTTGCTATGGTGCTTCCAGCCATAACCTGTGCTTCCTGGTGCCAGGCGAAGATGCCGAGAAAGTTGTGCAGAAGCTGCATTTTAATTTGTTTGAGTAA
- a CDS encoding Mor transcription activator family protein, with the protein MIRKSKEMARTPEIINDLAFHASQVLIESINLDSSSAENVGFAIADRMMRNWGGQSIYFPKGISGRASERDYQIYSECDGRNYAELAKKYNLTLQWIYKIVKRVHAEKQQQRRM; encoded by the coding sequence ATGATACGAAAATCAAAAGAGATGGCCCGGACACCGGAGATCATTAACGACCTGGCTTTTCATGCATCGCAAGTTCTGATTGAAAGCATCAATCTCGACAGTTCATCGGCAGAAAATGTGGGCTTTGCCATTGCCGACCGAATGATGCGTAACTGGGGCGGACAAAGCATTTATTTCCCTAAGGGGATCTCCGGACGAGCATCGGAGCGTGACTACCAAATCTATAGCGAGTGCGATGGGCGCAACTACGCCGAATTAGCGAAGAAATATAATCTGACGCTGCAATGGATTTATAAGATTGTGAAGCGGGTGCACGCAGAAAAACAGCAGCAACGTCGGATGTAA
- a CDS encoding putative holin, which translates to MKKITFPRLSGWLVASVALFVVIGWTSSAQIPVVIYKLSLVSLSAVLGYWLDRSLFPWARPDSFCPWKEPRCCAAAMIRRAIIVAAVCLSVALGL; encoded by the coding sequence ATGAAAAAAATCACATTTCCCCGGCTTTCCGGCTGGCTGGTCGCTTCCGTCGCGCTGTTTGTCGTGATCGGCTGGACCTCTTCAGCACAAATCCCGGTCGTCATTTATAAACTAAGCCTGGTTTCGCTTTCCGCGGTGCTGGGATACTGGCTCGATCGCAGTTTGTTCCCCTGGGCACGGCCTGACTCTTTTTGCCCCTGGAAGGAACCGCGTTGCTGCGCGGCGGCAATGATTCGCCGGGCTATCATCGTTGCTGCCGTCTGCCTTTCCGTCGCGTTAGGGCTATAG
- a CDS encoding zeta toxin family protein, translated as MATLMEKDALLNGASQCIAFLSNIVDNRSISSCQDSVDDLTRLVGYRDYLYSTPAEFVDFTQGKSHLQQVRTQYQREFNNTAHSENKVSFDSIWQRLTNHEVTPQQHPIGFVLGGQPGAGKSSLIELAKRETKNNIMIINGDDFRFLHPDFNYIYQTYGDDFVTHTAKFSGETVERAIERAIVGKLNIVVEGTFRNAATPLQTLKKLKDAGYQTNVMIKTTSATVSWESTNERYNKDKEAGNIARKVDKNHHDIVTDLLTENASKVFASNLADKFAVYAREKMIFSSQAASNDNIATLIQNEISGNSQE; from the coding sequence ATGGCTACATTAATGGAAAAAGATGCTCTTTTAAACGGAGCCAGTCAGTGCATCGCGTTTTTATCAAATATCGTTGATAATCGCTCCATTTCGTCATGTCAGGATTCAGTCGATGATCTCACACGATTAGTCGGCTATCGCGATTATCTTTATTCCACTCCAGCTGAATTTGTTGATTTTACACAGGGAAAGAGTCACCTTCAGCAGGTAAGAACTCAATATCAGCGTGAATTCAATAATACTGCACATTCAGAAAATAAAGTATCTTTTGATTCTATTTGGCAGCGTCTGACAAATCATGAAGTCACACCGCAACAGCATCCCATTGGTTTTGTTTTAGGTGGGCAACCCGGAGCGGGTAAATCATCGCTGATTGAATTAGCAAAAAGGGAAACAAAGAATAATATAATGATTATTAACGGTGATGATTTCCGGTTTCTACACCCTGATTTTAATTATATCTACCAAACTTATGGGGATGATTTTGTTACCCATACGGCGAAATTTTCCGGCGAAACGGTCGAACGAGCAATTGAGAGAGCGATAGTCGGTAAACTCAACATTGTTGTCGAAGGAACATTTCGTAATGCCGCTACGCCGCTACAAACATTAAAAAAACTCAAAGATGCAGGCTACCAAACAAACGTCATGATAAAAACCACCTCAGCGACGGTAAGCTGGGAAAGCACCAATGAACGGTATAATAAGGACAAAGAGGCGGGAAATATCGCCCGAAAAGTGGATAAAAATCACCATGATATCGTCACCGATTTGCTGACAGAGAATGCCAGTAAGGTGTTTGCTTCGAATCTGGCAGATAAGTTTGCGGTGTATGCGCGTGAGAAGATGATATTTAGTTCACAAGCGGCATCGAATGACAATATTGCGACGCTTATCCAGAATGAAATCAGCGGGAATTCACAAGAATAA
- a CDS encoding YjbF family lipoprotein yields the protein MKRPALILICLLLQACSATTQELGNSLWDSLFGTPGVQLTDDDIQNMPYASQYMQLNGGPQLFVVLAFAEDGQQKWVTQDQATLVTQHGRLVKTLLGGDNLIEVNNLAADPLIKPAQIVDGATWTRTMGWTEYQQVRYATARSVFKWNGTDTVKVGSDETPVRVLDEEVSTDQARWHNRYWIDSEGQIRQSEQYLGADYFPVKTTLIKAAKQ from the coding sequence GTGAAGCGACCTGCACTCATTCTTATCTGCCTGCTATTACAGGCCTGTTCAGCCACGACTCAAGAGCTGGGCAATTCACTGTGGGACAGTCTGTTCGGTACGCCAGGCGTACAGCTGACGGACGATGATATTCAAAATATGCCCTACGCCAGCCAGTACATGCAGCTTAATGGCGGGCCGCAGTTGTTTGTGGTGCTGGCCTTCGCTGAAGACGGACAACAAAAATGGGTCACTCAGGATCAGGCCACTCTCGTCACACAACATGGTCGTCTGGTGAAGACTTTGCTTGGCGGCGACAACCTGATTGAAGTGAATAACCTTGCCGCCGACCCGCTGATTAAACCCGCACAAATTGTTGATGGCGCAACATGGACGCGCACGATGGGCTGGACCGAGTACCAGCAGGTACGCTACGCCACCGCGCGCTCAGTCTTCAAATGGAATGGCACCGATACCGTCAAAGTCGGCAGCGATGAAACCCCGGTTCGCGTGCTGGACGAAGAAGTCTCCACCGACCAGGCGCGCTGGCATAACCGCTATTGGATCGACAGCGAAGGGCAAATTCGCCAGTCGGAACAGTATCTCGGCGCGGATTATTTCCCGGTGAAAACCACTCTCATCAAGGCGGCAAAACAATGA